One genomic region from Pseudomonas hormoni encodes:
- a CDS encoding MarC family protein, whose translation MLHVLFSVYLKMLVLYSPFFVLSCFISLTRGYSRKEQRRLAWKVATATLVSSVLLYLFGRVIFNVFGITVDAFRIGAGSVLFISALGMAQGKSAVQTDNVQQDVTIVPLTIPLTVGPGTIGALLVMGVSQPHWDDKLTAILSIALASFTVGVVLYLSNRIERILGDQGLQIVSRLMGLFVCALAAQIIFTGVKGYLVP comes from the coding sequence ATGCTCCATGTGTTGTTCAGCGTTTACCTGAAGATGCTGGTGCTCTACAGCCCGTTCTTCGTGTTGTCCTGTTTCATCAGCCTGACCCGCGGTTATTCACGCAAGGAACAACGTCGGCTGGCGTGGAAAGTGGCGACGGCCACGCTGGTGTCCAGCGTCTTGCTGTACCTGTTCGGGCGGGTGATTTTCAACGTGTTCGGCATCACCGTGGACGCGTTTCGCATCGGCGCCGGCAGCGTACTGTTCATCTCGGCGTTGGGCATGGCCCAAGGCAAGTCAGCGGTCCAGACCGACAACGTGCAGCAGGACGTCACCATCGTGCCACTGACCATCCCTCTGACCGTCGGCCCCGGCACCATCGGTGCGTTGCTGGTGATGGGTGTGAGCCAGCCGCACTGGGACGACAAACTCACCGCCATCCTCAGCATCGCCCTGGCCAGTTTCACGGTGGGTGTGGTGCTTTATCTGTCGAACCGCATCGAACGGATTCTTGGCGACCAGGGGCTGCAGATTGTCAGCCGGTTGATGGGGTTGTTTGTGTGTGCACTGGCGGCGCAGATCATTTTCACAGGGGTGAAGGGTTATCTGGTGCCCTGA
- a CDS encoding hybrid sensor histidine kinase/response regulator produces MRWLRIAIGFTVTLLTLLCMLPAQAAQGSGWAVLLDEQGDLQLSDIRSARYTNQFSPTELERLTAAEPGGALWLRFRLSPGKHEQLLRVFAPDLSHLNLYVLDGDKLIDQLNTGTEQPQGERPLPNSDFMLPLPQSDKPLDVYLRLVSEHQMRPYITLQSAIMTAANQSQTLIYGLLFGCIGMLVLHNLIRYAYTRSRSSLWLAGCEALLMLSLALLLNLAGPWLPDWHAVQTPGAYLALLLTAPCGLMLAYRFFAPLGPHPLNKLLLGEILLITVFGLLLLFVNTLPLNIITYTLVALAGLTMLFVSAWHWQKGYRPARLFVAAMVVFNVGTLIILPALLGLTLIEPQGLIIALLVFICISGLLMSIALSERQRSITEDRFSVSRDLAASNAEINAKAEFLAKISHEIRTPMNGVLGMTELLLGTPLSVKQRDYVQTIHSAGNELLTLINEILDISKLESGQIELDDVQFDLNALIEDCLSIFRAKAEQQNVELISFIQPQVPRVISGDPTRLRQTLLSLLENALKKTDEGEILIVVALDERSAKPRLRIAVQDSGEPMDAEERDALMHAELHSKNFLSATRLGGNLGLVIARQLIRLMQGEFGVKSGANQGSTLWLTLPLDPDRLEHPTSDLDGPLQGARVLVVDDNDTCRKVLVQQCSAWGLNVSAVPSGKEALALLRTKAHLRDYFDVVLLDQNMPGMTGMQLAAKIKEDPSLNHDILLIMLTGISNAPSKIIARNSGIKRILAKPVAGYTLKTTLADELNQRNKGLAVSPLLPAGQTLPVKVPSDFRILVAEDNSISTKVIRGMLGKLNLQPDTASNGEEALQAMKAQRYDLVLMDCEMPILDGFSATQQLRAWEVGNQRIRTPVVALTAHILAEHKERARQAGMDGHMAKPVELSQLRELIEHWVAQRDQQNRATAQTS; encoded by the coding sequence GTGCGCTGGCTCAGGATTGCCATAGGTTTCACTGTCACCTTGCTGACTTTGCTCTGCATGCTCCCGGCCCAGGCCGCGCAAGGCAGTGGTTGGGCGGTATTGCTCGACGAACAGGGCGACCTGCAGCTGAGCGACATCCGTTCCGCTCGCTACACCAACCAATTCAGCCCCACCGAACTCGAACGCCTCACCGCGGCCGAGCCCGGCGGGGCGCTCTGGCTGCGCTTCAGGCTGTCACCTGGCAAGCACGAGCAATTACTGCGGGTGTTTGCGCCCGACCTGTCGCACCTCAATCTGTATGTGCTGGACGGCGACAAGCTGATCGATCAGTTGAACACCGGCACCGAACAGCCTCAGGGTGAACGGCCATTACCCAACAGCGACTTCATGTTGCCGTTGCCGCAAAGCGACAAACCCCTCGATGTTTACCTGCGCCTGGTTTCCGAACACCAGATGCGGCCCTACATCACCCTGCAATCAGCAATCATGACCGCGGCCAATCAGAGTCAGACGCTGATTTACGGCCTGCTGTTCGGCTGCATCGGCATGCTGGTCCTGCACAACCTGATTCGATACGCGTACACCCGGTCGCGCAGCAGCCTGTGGCTGGCGGGTTGCGAAGCGTTGTTGATGCTCAGCCTGGCGCTGCTGCTGAACCTCGCGGGACCGTGGTTACCGGACTGGCACGCGGTGCAGACACCGGGCGCCTACCTCGCCCTGCTGCTCACCGCACCGTGCGGGCTGATGCTTGCCTACCGCTTCTTCGCCCCGCTCGGCCCGCATCCGCTGAACAAACTGCTGCTTGGCGAAATCCTGCTCATCACTGTCTTCGGCCTGTTGCTGCTGTTCGTCAATACGCTGCCGCTGAACATCATCACCTACACGCTGGTCGCCCTGGCGGGCCTGACGATGTTGTTCGTCAGCGCCTGGCACTGGCAAAAAGGCTATCGCCCCGCACGGCTGTTCGTGGCAGCCATGGTGGTGTTCAACGTCGGCACGCTGATCATCCTGCCGGCTCTGCTGGGGCTGACGCTGATTGAACCGCAAGGCCTGATCATCGCCCTGCTGGTATTCATCTGCATCAGCGGCCTGTTGATGAGTATTGCCCTGAGTGAACGCCAGCGCAGCATCACCGAAGACCGTTTCAGTGTCAGCCGCGACCTCGCCGCCAGCAACGCAGAGATCAACGCCAAGGCCGAATTCCTGGCAAAAATCAGCCACGAAATCCGCACCCCGATGAATGGCGTGCTGGGCATGACCGAGCTGCTACTGGGCACACCGCTGTCGGTCAAGCAGCGCGACTACGTGCAAACCATCCACAGTGCCGGCAACGAACTGCTGACCCTGATCAACGAGATTCTCGACATCTCCAAACTCGAATCCGGGCAGATCGAGCTGGACGATGTGCAGTTCGATCTCAATGCGCTGATCGAAGATTGCCTGAGCATCTTCCGCGCCAAGGCCGAACAGCAGAACGTCGAACTGATCAGCTTTATCCAGCCGCAAGTGCCGCGGGTCATCAGCGGTGACCCGACGCGCCTGCGCCAGACCTTGCTGAGCCTGCTGGAAAACGCCCTGAAGAAAACCGACGAAGGCGAGATCCTGATCGTCGTCGCCCTCGACGAGCGCAGCGCCAAACCACGCCTGCGCATTGCCGTGCAGGACAGCGGCGAGCCGATGGACGCCGAAGAACGCGACGCGCTGATGCACGCCGAACTGCACAGCAAGAACTTCCTCTCGGCCACCCGACTGGGCGGCAACCTCGGGCTGGTGATTGCCCGCCAGCTGATTCGTTTGATGCAAGGCGAATTCGGCGTCAAGAGCGGCGCCAACCAGGGCAGCACCTTGTGGCTGACCTTGCCCCTGGACCCTGACCGCCTCGAACACCCGACCTCCGACCTCGATGGCCCGCTGCAGGGTGCGCGGGTGCTGGTGGTGGACGACAACGACACCTGCCGCAAAGTGCTGGTGCAACAGTGCAGCGCCTGGGGGCTGAATGTCAGCGCTGTCCCGTCCGGCAAGGAAGCGCTGGCACTCCTGCGTACCAAGGCGCACCTGCGCGATTACTTCGACGTGGTCCTGCTCGACCAGAACATGCCCGGCATGACCGGCATGCAACTGGCGGCCAAGATCAAGGAAGACCCGAGCCTCAACCACGACATCCTGCTGATCATGCTCACCGGCATCAGCAATGCGCCGAGCAAGATCATCGCGCGCAACTCCGGGATCAAGCGCATCCTCGCCAAACCGGTGGCCGGCTACACCCTCAAGACCACGCTGGCGGATGAACTGAACCAGCGCAACAAGGGCCTCGCCGTTTCGCCGCTCCTGCCCGCGGGCCAGACCCTGCCGGTCAAGGTGCCCAGCGATTTCCGCATTCTGGTCGCCGAAGACAACAGCATTTCGACCAAGGTGATTCGCGGCATGCTGGGCAAACTCAACCTGCAACCGGACACCGCCAGCAATGGCGAAGAAGCCTTGCAGGCGATGAAAGCCCAGCGTTACGACCTGGTATTGATGGACTGCGAAATGCCGATCCTCGACGGTTTCTCGGCCACCCAGCAACTGCGCGCCTGGGAAGTCGGCAACCAGCGGATTCGCACCCCTGTCGTGGCGTTGACTGCGCACATCCTCGCCGAGCATAAAGAGCGTGCGCGTCAGGCTGGCATGGACGGGCACATGGCCAAGCCGGTCGAGCTGTCACAGCTGCGCGAACTGATCGAGCATTGGGTAGCCCAGCGCGATCAACAGAACCGGGCGACGGCTCAAACGTCCTGA
- the cobJ gene encoding precorrin-3B C(17)-methyltransferase → MTRPAPAIVILGNGSLATARNIQRLYPDAVIHGLAERVEGADRVYHEFGATLRELYQQDTPIIALCAAGIVIRTLAPLLLEKGAEPPVLAVAEDGSAVVPLLGGLGGVNVLAREIAAALNVSAAITTSGELRFGTCLLNPPNGYALGDLELGKRFVSDLLAGETVRIEGEAPWLAQAQLPENPQARLAVHVGHAERTPAANELLIYPRNVLVAVSAPVANVPDAIRDALHQAKIAVQSVACLLAPDSEMSSAALREAALELGVPLRFASAAGAVSELARNAIDSSVLIFGDDAIAIAVAEQPLDPSSIGRPRGRLAVIGLGPGAAELMVPAVKAELARANDVLGYETYVRMAGPFRADQVLHCTDNREEMQRARHAFELAAQGRSVVVVSSGDPGVFAMAAAVLEALHESTDAAWHNVDLEILPGVSASLATAAQAGAPLGHDFCVLSLSDNLKPWDIIEKRLDLASQADLALAFYNPISRSRPWQLGRALEIVARHRTPQTPVVLGRDIGRPGQTLRVTTLGQLTPDQVDMRTMVLVGSSTTCVFSRAGGGDWVYTPRWYGEKPSS, encoded by the coding sequence ATGACTCGTCCAGCTCCGGCGATTGTCATCCTCGGCAATGGCAGCCTCGCAACCGCGCGCAACATTCAACGGCTGTACCCCGACGCCGTGATCCATGGTCTGGCCGAACGGGTTGAAGGCGCGGACCGTGTCTATCACGAATTCGGCGCAACCCTGCGCGAACTTTATCAGCAGGACACGCCGATCATTGCCCTGTGCGCGGCCGGTATCGTGATCCGCACACTGGCGCCGTTGCTGCTGGAAAAAGGCGCCGAGCCGCCGGTGCTGGCCGTTGCCGAAGACGGTAGCGCGGTGGTGCCGCTGCTGGGCGGTCTGGGCGGCGTGAACGTGCTGGCGCGGGAAATCGCGGCTGCGCTGAACGTGTCGGCGGCGATCACCACCAGTGGTGAGTTGCGATTCGGCACGTGCCTGCTTAATCCACCCAACGGTTATGCCCTCGGCGACCTGGAACTGGGCAAGCGCTTTGTTTCCGATTTGCTGGCCGGTGAAACAGTGCGTATCGAAGGCGAAGCACCGTGGTTGGCGCAGGCGCAGCTGCCTGAAAACCCGCAAGCGCGGCTGGCCGTTCATGTGGGGCATGCCGAGCGTACGCCGGCGGCGAACGAACTTTTGATTTATCCGCGCAACGTTTTGGTGGCCGTCAGTGCCCCTGTGGCCAATGTGCCCGATGCCATTCGCGATGCTTTGCATCAGGCAAAAATCGCAGTGCAGTCAGTGGCGTGTCTGTTGGCTCCAGACAGCGAAATGTCGAGCGCTGCATTGCGTGAAGCGGCGCTTGAACTGGGTGTGCCATTGCGCTTTGCCTCGGCAGCGGGTGCGGTCAGTGAGCTGGCGCGCAACGCCATCGACTCGTCTGTTTTGATCTTCGGCGATGACGCCATTGCCATCGCGGTGGCCGAGCAGCCTCTGGACCCGTCATCGATCGGCCGTCCTCGAGGGCGTCTGGCGGTGATCGGCCTTGGCCCGGGCGCTGCCGAACTGATGGTGCCCGCGGTCAAGGCTGAACTGGCGCGCGCCAACGATGTGCTGGGCTACGAAACCTATGTACGCATGGCCGGCCCGTTCCGCGCCGATCAAGTGCTGCATTGCACCGATAACCGCGAAGAGATGCAGCGCGCTCGTCATGCGTTCGAGCTGGCGGCGCAGGGGCGTTCGGTAGTGGTGGTTTCGTCGGGCGATCCGGGCGTTTTCGCCATGGCGGCTGCAGTGCTGGAAGCGCTTCACGAGTCTACCGATGCCGCATGGCACAACGTCGATCTGGAGATTTTGCCGGGTGTCTCGGCATCGTTGGCAACAGCGGCGCAGGCGGGTGCACCACTGGGGCATGACTTCTGTGTGTTGTCGCTGTCGGACAACCTCAAGCCTTGGGACATTATCGAGAAGCGTCTCGATCTGGCGTCGCAGGCTGATCTGGCGCTGGCGTTCTACAACCCGATCTCACGCTCCCGTCCCTGGCAGCTTGGCCGGGCGCTGGAAATCGTCGCTCGACACCGTACGCCTCAGACACCAGTCGTTTTGGGGCGCGACATCGGCCGCCCGGGCCAGACGTTGCGAGTGACAACCCTCGGCCAGCTGACCCCGGACCAGGTGGATATGCGCACCATGGTCCTGGTGGGATCTTCCACGACCTGCGTATTTTCGCGGGCAGGTGGCGGTGATTGGGTATACACCCCACGCTGGTACGGAGAAAAACCCTCCTCCTGA